In Acetoanaerobium noterae, the following are encoded in one genomic region:
- a CDS encoding tetratricopeptide repeat-containing glycosyltransferase family 2 protein — protein sequence MSYKLSICMMVKNEEIHIERCLESIKPIVDRTDVELIIVDTGSTDKTVSICKKYTDEVYFKEWFDDFSGMRNITISYATGEWIFILDADETMEKYDELEKFLDSEPNETLKNKTYSITGKNYTNLNNHDSYSIFPTMRLFRNDGNFRYEGTVHNQPRFSPPVGKLDIIIGHYGYVVNDKEIMDRKFNRTVALLEKELKSDPNNLYYLYQLAVSYNMHGEVRKSYEISSKIYNQFKKLDRDRQLMGFSVITNHLSNCMTLNRYNELIEASKLAINIRKDYIDGFYSLGRGYERLGNYSYAEKYYEKYLELCKNYEKLAISKDHSIALYRNNITDNMNVKLFLVTLYLDTEKYDKALLYLETLKYNISTIKLYISIFIKLKNYSEIFNLYEKIKDSDTEIISYFITYLENEILDLDFNEKKSIYNYFLNNDDEYSIYSNFMITDDLEVEKKCNLAKRIIDVKDRNNNDILVVPLSYLMLIKGFDLKLFSNMNKRVVFSCVNYFKENNYTELYLRLDEWLMNIDIRKLRIKEVSALKNLFESKLILLLNEYKGTGIKSFIKDNINMFDRYLEVGMIFINEIYNLNAITMKYELINDSESKFLFLMNIYRTNKSKGNTSVAFMYYKLAAQAYPDMADFLKEYIDIEV from the coding sequence ATGTCGTATAAATTAAGCATTTGCATGATGGTTAAGAATGAAGAAATCCATATAGAAAGATGCCTTGAATCTATAAAGCCTATTGTTGATAGGACTGATGTAGAACTCATAATAGTAGATACGGGTTCGACAGATAAAACTGTAAGTATTTGCAAGAAATATACAGATGAAGTATATTTTAAAGAATGGTTTGATGATTTTTCAGGGATGAGAAATATTACCATATCATATGCTACAGGAGAATGGATATTTATACTTGACGCAGATGAAACTATGGAAAAATATGATGAATTGGAAAAGTTCTTAGATTCTGAACCTAATGAAACTTTAAAAAATAAAACGTATTCAATTACAGGCAAAAACTATACTAATTTAAACAATCATGATTCATATTCGATATTCCCTACTATGAGGTTATTTAGAAATGACGGAAACTTTAGATATGAAGGGACTGTTCATAATCAACCAAGATTTTCACCACCTGTTGGAAAACTAGATATAATTATAGGACATTACGGTTATGTTGTAAATGATAAAGAGATTATGGATAGAAAGTTTAATAGAACTGTAGCCTTGCTTGAAAAAGAATTAAAAAGTGATCCTAATAATTTATACTATCTATATCAATTAGCAGTATCTTATAATATGCATGGCGAAGTAAGAAAATCGTATGAAATTTCCAGTAAAATATATAACCAATTTAAGAAATTAGATAGAGATAGACAATTAATGGGTTTTAGTGTAATAACAAATCATCTATCAAATTGCATGACATTAAATAGATATAATGAATTAATAGAAGCTTCTAAGCTTGCCATTAATATAAGAAAAGACTATATAGACGGATTTTATTCATTAGGCCGAGGATATGAGAGATTAGGAAATTATTCATATGCAGAAAAATATTATGAAAAATACTTGGAATTATGCAAGAATTATGAAAAACTTGCTATTTCGAAGGATCATTCTATAGCTTTGTATAGGAATAATATCACGGACAATATGAATGTGAAATTATTCCTAGTTACATTATATTTAGATACTGAGAAATACGATAAAGCTTTATTATATCTAGAAACTTTAAAATATAATATTAGTACAATTAAACTATACATTAGTATTTTTATAAAATTAAAAAATTATAGTGAAATATTTAATTTATACGAAAAAATAAAAGATAGTGACACAGAAATAATATCATACTTTATAACATACTTAGAAAATGAGATTTTGGATTTAGATTTTAATGAAAAGAAAAGTATCTACAATTATTTTTTAAACAATGATGATGAATATTCTATTTACTCTAATTTTATGATTACAGATGACCTAGAAGTAGAAAAAAAATGTAATTTGGCGAAAAGAATTATAGATGTAAAAGATAGAAATAATAATGATATTTTGGTTGTTCCTCTAAGCTATTTGATGTTAATTAAAGGCTTTGATTTGAAGTTGTTTTCAAATATGAATAAGAGAGTAGTTTTTTCGTGTGTTAATTATTTTAAGGAGAATAACTACACAGAGCTTTATTTGAGATTAGATGAATGGCTAATGAATATAGATATAAGAAAGCTTAGGATTAAGGAAGTTAGTGCGCTTAAGAATTTATTTGAATCTAAGTTAATTCTTTTGCTGAATGAATATAAAGGAACTGGCATAAAAAGCTTTATTAAAGATAATATTAATATGTTTGACAGGTATTTGGAAGTAGGAATGATTTTTATAAATGAAATATATAACCTAAATGCTATAACTATGAAGTATGAGTTAATAAATGATTCTGAGTCAAAATTCTTATTTTTGATGAACATTTATAGAACTAATAAATCTAAAGGAAATACAAGTGTAGCATTTATGTACTATAAGTTAGCGGCCCAGGCATATCCAGACATGGCAGATTTTCTTAAAGAATATATTGATATTGAAGTTTAA